In Miscanthus floridulus cultivar M001 chromosome 5, ASM1932011v1, whole genome shotgun sequence, one genomic interval encodes:
- the LOC136451116 gene encoding probable NAD kinase 1 isoform X2, whose protein sequence is MSLDELADKVSDERVNVDIVASHQSENGSISTASSAVSLESEKAAYEFLAQTPVRSTDAHLVEFSEAMRTVAKALRRVAEGKAAAQAEAAEWKRKYELETAHKLQSKIKGYNSCISNDLDKLASQLTLETPAPDQLGCCGKHGICAHEVLQDEVPGAIPRSNHKVVGRKASFKLSWGCNGDKNGQHKHDFVSFEKGDITTAERSNKQILLKWESPPQTVLFITKPNSNSVRVLCAEMVRWLREHKNTNIFVEPRVKKELLTGDSYYNFVQTWDDDEEIKMLHTKVDLIVTLGGDGTVLWAASLFKGPVPPVVAFALGSLGFMTPFPSEQYRELLDNVLNGPFSITLRNRIQCHVIRDAAKDEIVTEEPFLVLNEVTIDRGISSYLTNLEVYCDSSFVTCVQGDGLIISTTSGSTAYSLAAGGSMVHPQVPGILFTPICPHSLSFRPLILPEYVTLRVQVPYNSRGNAWASFDGKDRQQLSPGDALICSISPWPVPTACLVDSTTDFLRSIHEGLHWNLRKSQSFDGPRD, encoded by the exons ATGTCGCTCGACGAGCTCGCCGACAAG GTTTCTGATGAGAGAGTAAATGTAGATATCGTGGCCTCACATCAAAGTGAAAATGGATCCATCTCTACAGCTAGTTCTGCTGTTTCACTAGAATCAGAGAAGGCAGCATATGAATTTCTTGCTCAAACTCCTGTCAGGTCAACCGATGCACACCTTGTTGAGTTTTCAGAAGCTATGAGAA CTGTTGCAAAAGCCTTACGACGAGTGGCTGAAGGGAAGGCTGCTGCTCAAGCAGAGGCAGCAGAGTGGAAACGTAAGTATGAACTAGAGACAGCGCACAAGCTGCAGAGTAAAATCAAAG GCTACAACAGTTGTATCAGTAATGACTTGGACAAACTGGCCAGCCAACTGACTCTGGAGACACCTGCACCTGATCAATTAGGATGTTGCGGTAAGCATGGTATATGTGCACACGAGGTTCTGCAGGACGAAGTTCCTGGAGCTATCCCAAGATCTAATCACAAGGTGGTGGGGAGAAAGGCATCATTTAAACTTTCATGGGGATGTAATGGGGATAAAAATGGTCAGCATAAGCATGATTTTGTGTCCTTTGAAAAAGGTGATATAACAACTGCAGAAAGGAGCAATAAGCAG ATCTTACTGAAATGGGAATCACCGCCACAAACAGTGCTTTTCATTACCAAACCGAATTCCAACTCTGTGCGTGTTCTTTGTGCTGAAATGGTCAG ATGGCTTAGGgagcataaaaatacaaacaTCTTTGTTGAACCACGTGTTAAAAAGGAACTTCTAACAGGGGATTCCTACTACAACTTCGTCCAAACATGGGATGATG ATGAGGAGATAAAGATGCTGCATACAAAGGTTGATCTAATTGTAACTCTTGGCGGTGATGGAACTGTTCTGTGG GCTGCATCGTTGTTCAAAGGACCAGTTCCTCCAGTTGTTGCATTTGCCCTGGGATCACTGGGCTTTATGACGCCTTTCC CAAGCGAGCAATACCGTGAGTTGTTGGACAATGTGCTGAACGGGCCATTTAGCATCACGCTGAGAAACCGAATACAGTGTCATGTAATACGTGACGCGGCAAAGGATGAAATCGTGACTGAGGAGCCATTCTTAGTGTTAAACGAAGTTACAATTGACCGAGGAATATCATCTTACCTTACCAACCTGGAAGTCTACTGTGACAGTTCTTTTGTTACTTGTGTACAAGGAGATGGACTAATCATATCAACCACATCTGGAAGTACAGCATATTCATTAGCAGCTGGAGGGTCCATGGTtcatcctcag GTCCCAGGGATCCTTTTCACCCCAATCTGTCCGCATTCCTTGTCATTCAGACCTTTGATTCTGCCTGAATACGTGACTCTCCGCGTTCAAGTGCCGTACAACAGCAGGGGGAATGCCTGGGCATCCTTCGATGGCAAAGATCGACAGCAGCTATCGCCCGGTGACGCCCTGATCTGCAGCATTTCCCCTTGGCCTGTGCCCACAGCCTGCCTTGTGGACTCGACCACCGATTTCCTCCGCAGCATCCATGAGGGCCTCCACTGGAACTTGAGGAAATCCCAGTCATTTGATGGCCCGCGTGATTGA
- the LOC136451116 gene encoding probable NAD kinase 1 isoform X1: MSLDELADKEPSSSEEVQLAPSDSMFRGLSPAPIPIPASPSIRSLLDSVSDERVNVDIVASHQSENGSISTASSAVSLESEKAAYEFLAQTPVRSTDAHLVEFSEAMRTVAKALRRVAEGKAAAQAEAAEWKRKYELETAHKLQSKIKGYNSCISNDLDKLASQLTLETPAPDQLGCCGKHGICAHEVLQDEVPGAIPRSNHKVVGRKASFKLSWGCNGDKNGQHKHDFVSFEKGDITTAERSNKQILLKWESPPQTVLFITKPNSNSVRVLCAEMVRWLREHKNTNIFVEPRVKKELLTGDSYYNFVQTWDDDEEIKMLHTKVDLIVTLGGDGTVLWAASLFKGPVPPVVAFALGSLGFMTPFPSEQYRELLDNVLNGPFSITLRNRIQCHVIRDAAKDEIVTEEPFLVLNEVTIDRGISSYLTNLEVYCDSSFVTCVQGDGLIISTTSGSTAYSLAAGGSMVHPQVPGILFTPICPHSLSFRPLILPEYVTLRVQVPYNSRGNAWASFDGKDRQQLSPGDALICSISPWPVPTACLVDSTTDFLRSIHEGLHWNLRKSQSFDGPRD; this comes from the exons ATGTCGCTCGACGAGCTCGCCGACAAG GAGCCGTCGTCCTCCGAGGAAGTTCAGCTCGCGCCGTCGGATTCCATGTTCCGGGGCCTGAGCCCTGCGCCGATTCCGATCCCAGCTTCTCCGAGCATCAGATCATTGCTCGACTCG GTTTCTGATGAGAGAGTAAATGTAGATATCGTGGCCTCACATCAAAGTGAAAATGGATCCATCTCTACAGCTAGTTCTGCTGTTTCACTAGAATCAGAGAAGGCAGCATATGAATTTCTTGCTCAAACTCCTGTCAGGTCAACCGATGCACACCTTGTTGAGTTTTCAGAAGCTATGAGAA CTGTTGCAAAAGCCTTACGACGAGTGGCTGAAGGGAAGGCTGCTGCTCAAGCAGAGGCAGCAGAGTGGAAACGTAAGTATGAACTAGAGACAGCGCACAAGCTGCAGAGTAAAATCAAAG GCTACAACAGTTGTATCAGTAATGACTTGGACAAACTGGCCAGCCAACTGACTCTGGAGACACCTGCACCTGATCAATTAGGATGTTGCGGTAAGCATGGTATATGTGCACACGAGGTTCTGCAGGACGAAGTTCCTGGAGCTATCCCAAGATCTAATCACAAGGTGGTGGGGAGAAAGGCATCATTTAAACTTTCATGGGGATGTAATGGGGATAAAAATGGTCAGCATAAGCATGATTTTGTGTCCTTTGAAAAAGGTGATATAACAACTGCAGAAAGGAGCAATAAGCAG ATCTTACTGAAATGGGAATCACCGCCACAAACAGTGCTTTTCATTACCAAACCGAATTCCAACTCTGTGCGTGTTCTTTGTGCTGAAATGGTCAG ATGGCTTAGGgagcataaaaatacaaacaTCTTTGTTGAACCACGTGTTAAAAAGGAACTTCTAACAGGGGATTCCTACTACAACTTCGTCCAAACATGGGATGATG ATGAGGAGATAAAGATGCTGCATACAAAGGTTGATCTAATTGTAACTCTTGGCGGTGATGGAACTGTTCTGTGG GCTGCATCGTTGTTCAAAGGACCAGTTCCTCCAGTTGTTGCATTTGCCCTGGGATCACTGGGCTTTATGACGCCTTTCC CAAGCGAGCAATACCGTGAGTTGTTGGACAATGTGCTGAACGGGCCATTTAGCATCACGCTGAGAAACCGAATACAGTGTCATGTAATACGTGACGCGGCAAAGGATGAAATCGTGACTGAGGAGCCATTCTTAGTGTTAAACGAAGTTACAATTGACCGAGGAATATCATCTTACCTTACCAACCTGGAAGTCTACTGTGACAGTTCTTTTGTTACTTGTGTACAAGGAGATGGACTAATCATATCAACCACATCTGGAAGTACAGCATATTCATTAGCAGCTGGAGGGTCCATGGTtcatcctcag GTCCCAGGGATCCTTTTCACCCCAATCTGTCCGCATTCCTTGTCATTCAGACCTTTGATTCTGCCTGAATACGTGACTCTCCGCGTTCAAGTGCCGTACAACAGCAGGGGGAATGCCTGGGCATCCTTCGATGGCAAAGATCGACAGCAGCTATCGCCCGGTGACGCCCTGATCTGCAGCATTTCCCCTTGGCCTGTGCCCACAGCCTGCCTTGTGGACTCGACCACCGATTTCCTCCGCAGCATCCATGAGGGCCTCCACTGGAACTTGAGGAAATCCCAGTCATTTGATGGCCCGCGTGATTGA